The following nucleotide sequence is from Lysobacterales bacterium.
TCGCAGCGGGCGCACTGGCGCCGCTGCCTCGACAAGGAATCGCCATGGCGCCGTCGTTGTTCATCTCACGGTTCACCGATGTTCGCCGTCGAGCCCGGCCTGCTGGGTCCGAATTTGTCGACACTGGGACGTTCGCTCGACGACATCGCGGCGGTGCTGGTGGTCTCGCCACACTGGCAGACGCGCGGCGTGCGGGTAGCCGCGACCGCGGC
It contains:
- a CDS encoding dioxygenase, whose product is MFAVEPGLLGPNLSTLGRSLDDIAAVLVVSPHWQTRGVRVAATAA